In one window of Paenarthrobacter nicotinovorans DNA:
- the efeO gene encoding iron uptake system protein EfeO, whose amino-acid sequence MPVSTKLRNTLAVIGAAAAVPLVLAGCTDNTKTTAAADGPIQVSSTANECKVSAATAPSGNLTFAVKNEGTEVTEFYLLAEDGLRILGEVENIGPGITRNLVVTAPAGKYNTACKPGMQGDGIRASFEVTESGNKPSVDADFQKLLDTGTQQYAAYVKDQTEQLVTGTKAFADAFTAGDAAKARELYAATRMHWERIEPVAESFGDLDPKLDAREADLEPGQEWTGWHRAEKDLFPPAGYTAMTVAERTAISKQLVADTEDLATRTRTVELTADKLGNGAKELLDEVATGKVTGEEEIWSHTDLWDFQANVDGARIAFESLKPALEQKDAELSKSLDEKFAALQAELKKHAKGDGFAYYNELSPEQVQGLASLVDSLGEPLSKLTSAVVL is encoded by the coding sequence ATGCCCGTTTCAACGAAACTCCGCAATACCCTTGCCGTGATCGGCGCGGCCGCGGCCGTACCCCTGGTCCTCGCCGGTTGCACTGACAACACGAAGACCACAGCCGCCGCGGATGGCCCCATCCAGGTCAGCAGCACGGCCAACGAGTGCAAGGTTTCCGCTGCCACCGCACCCAGCGGCAACCTCACCTTCGCGGTGAAGAACGAAGGCACCGAGGTCACGGAGTTCTACCTGCTGGCAGAAGACGGCCTGCGCATCCTGGGCGAAGTGGAGAACATCGGACCCGGGATCACCCGCAACCTGGTGGTCACGGCCCCGGCCGGCAAGTACAACACCGCGTGCAAGCCCGGCATGCAGGGCGATGGCATCCGCGCTTCCTTCGAGGTCACCGAGTCCGGCAACAAGCCCAGCGTCGACGCCGATTTCCAGAAGCTCCTGGACACCGGCACCCAGCAGTACGCCGCCTACGTCAAGGACCAGACCGAACAGCTCGTCACCGGCACCAAGGCATTCGCCGACGCTTTTACAGCCGGTGATGCCGCGAAGGCACGCGAGCTTTACGCAGCCACCCGCATGCACTGGGAACGGATCGAGCCGGTGGCTGAATCCTTCGGCGACCTCGACCCCAAGTTGGATGCCCGCGAAGCCGACCTTGAGCCCGGACAGGAATGGACCGGATGGCACCGCGCCGAAAAGGACCTCTTCCCGCCCGCAGGCTACACGGCCATGACCGTTGCTGAGCGCACCGCCATCTCCAAGCAGTTGGTCGCCGACACCGAGGACCTCGCCACCCGCACCCGTACCGTGGAGCTCACTGCGGACAAGCTGGGCAATGGCGCCAAGGAACTCCTGGATGAAGTGGCCACCGGCAAGGTCACCGGCGAAGAAGAAATCTGGTCGCACACGGATCTCTGGGACTTCCAGGCCAATGTTGACGGCGCCCGCATCGCCTTCGAGAGCCTGAAGCCGGCCCTGGAGCAGAAAGACGCAGAGCTCTCCAAGTCCTTGGATGAAAAGTTCGCGGCGCTGCAGGCCGAACTGAAGAAGCACGCAAAGGGCGACGGCTTTGCCTACTACAACGAGCTCAGCCCGGAGCAGGTCCAGGGTTTGGCTTCGCTGGTTGACTCGCTGGGTGAGCCCCTTTCCAAGCTCACCTCAGCCGTGGTCCTGTGA